The Coffea eugenioides isolate CCC68of chromosome 8, Ceug_1.0, whole genome shotgun sequence genome has a segment encoding these proteins:
- the LOC113781675 gene encoding uncharacterized protein LOC113781675 isoform X2 translates to MGNRVTVLENRTLYNIEIRMWVYPARPDEFKKTLRIKPGRSTRIMATTFNSSNQDHDHGGLEEEVMLMVYANGGWTGRYILPLHLFAYAKVSCDRNQHGQVILRAKRANFNFFRLRCFAICPAKYVGLGMIEEGI, encoded by the exons atGGGAAATAGAGTTACTGTGCTAGAAAATAGGACATTGTACAATATTGAAATTAGAATGTGGGTTTACCCTGCTAGACCTGATGAATTCAAGAAAACTTTGAGGATCAAGCCAGGTAGATCCACAAGAATAATGGCCACAACTTTCAACAGTAGTAATCAAGATCATGATCACGGTGGTCTTGAAGAAGAAGTAATGTTAATGGTGTATGCAAATGGAGGTTGGACTGGTAGATACATCCTTCCTCTCCACTTGTTCGCTTATGCGAAAGTCTCCTGCGACAGAAACCAGCACGGTCAAGTCATTCTTCGAGCCAAAAGGGCAAACTTCAACTTCTTCAGACTCAG GTGTTTTGCCATATGTCCTGCAAAATACGTGGGACTAGGAATGATTGAAGAGGGCATTTAG
- the LOC113781675 gene encoding uncharacterized protein LOC113781675 isoform X1, whose product MGNRVTVLENRTLYNIEIRMWVYPARPDEFKKTLRIKPGRSTRIMATTFNSSNQDHDHGGLEEEVMLMVYANGGWTGRYILPLHLFAYAKVSCDRNQHGQVILRAKRANFNFFRLRSRGILDHVCFILKAVGGPSRGLKFVWN is encoded by the exons atGGGAAATAGAGTTACTGTGCTAGAAAATAGGACATTGTACAATATTGAAATTAGAATGTGGGTTTACCCTGCTAGACCTGATGAATTCAAGAAAACTTTGAGGATCAAGCCAGGTAGATCCACAAGAATAATGGCCACAACTTTCAACAGTAGTAATCAAGATCATGATCACGGTGGTCTTGAAGAAGAAGTAATGTTAATGGTGTATGCAAATGGAGGTTGGACTGGTAGATACATCCTTCCTCTCCACTTGTTCGCTTATGCGAAAGTCTCCTGCGACAGAAACCAGCACGGTCAAGTCATTCTTCGAGCCAAAAGGGCAAACTTCAACTTCTTCAGACTCAG GTCTCGGGGAATACTTGACCATGTTTGTTTTATTCTTAAGGCTGTGGGAGGTCCCTCGAGAGGATTGAAATTTGTCTGGAATTAA